From the genome of Pelobates fuscus isolate aPelFus1 chromosome 6, aPelFus1.pri, whole genome shotgun sequence, one region includes:
- the LOC134566106 gene encoding HUWE1-associated protein modifying stress responses-like, which yields MGEKEEKEKVRTEIPGKRSELCLTELKQQFLTEAQREKETFQWKVKQCQWKLGDFYHISSFAVEQLYEQACHQQGLSLWPPLQAVYSLYKESVTAQQKCCELGVQFGYHQRNKELLAWVSQCQETIRREDLISVLCGKIPPAGNSNTAPHMIVGSSVPVTLGGSSAVLTDSVHPSTSGSGSTSNTSHWTNMKNGSYGGSLKTSPSGEKVPHMGNGKARKRTLEQSSYPTPTGKRTRSANYKGSKRHAT from the coding sequence ATGGGTgagaaagaggagaaagagaaGGTGAGAACTGAGATCCCGGGGAAAAGATCTGAGCTCTGTTTAACTGAACTCAAGCAGCAGTTTCTGACAGAGGCACAGCGAGAAAAGGAGACATTTCAATGGAAGGTCAAGCAATGCCAGTGGAAACTTGGGGACTTCTACCACATTTCCTCTTTTGCAGTGGAGCAGCTGTATGAACAAGCTTGTCACCAGCAAGGTCTGTCACTCTGGCCGCCTCTTCAAGCTGTCTACAGTCTTTACAAAGAAAGTGTAACTGCCCAACAGAAGTGTTGTGAGTTAGGAGTTCAGTTTGGATACCATCAACGCAATAAAGAACTGTTGGCCTGGGTGAGTCAGTGTCAAGAAACTATTCGGAGAGAGGATTTAATAAGTGTTTTATGTGGAAAAATACCACCTGCAGGGAACTCAAATACTGCTCCACATATGATTGTTGGCTCTTCTGTACCAGTAACTCTCGGTGGTTCAAGTGCTGTACTGACAGATAGTGTCCACCCAAGTACCTCAGGATCAGGCAGCACATCCAATACTAGCCATTGGACAAATATGAAAAATGGAAGCTATGGTGGAAGTTTAAAGACTTCACCATCAGGAGAAAAGGTTCCCCATATGGGCAATGGTAAAGCTAGAAAACGCACCTTGGAACAGTCCAGCTATCCGACTCCAACTGGAAAACGCACACGATCTGCTAATTACAAAGGATCTAAACGCCATGCTACTTAA